Proteins from a genomic interval of Streptomyces fodineus:
- a CDS encoding molybdopterin-dependent oxidoreductase yields MSYLVNGKPFDREPAPGQCLRTFLRELGHYGVKKGCDAGDCGACTVWLDGVPIHSCITPAFRADGREVTTIEGLGRPGAPHPMQRQFEEAPGFQCGFCTAGMIMTSATFTEEQKADLPRALKGNLCRCTGYRAIEDAVKGVSAVETAAPGKAVGTSVGAPAGHDVVTGHAEFTMDTKIDGMLHLKVLHSPHAHARILSIDKSAALAVPGVHRVYTWEDVPRRRFTTAIHTDHLVDPDDTYILDDTVRFAGQRVAAVLADTVGAAEEGCRRLAVQYEVLPAVFDPEAAMADGAPQLHGSDDPFVRDPAHNILVELHSHIGDVDAGFAAADVIHEGTYFTPRVQHAHLETHGSIAWMEDGRLNVRTSSQSPSIAKVKLEYLFALRPDEVRVFCKRVGGGFGGKQEVIAEDLVALATLDTGRPTCLEYTREEEFTTASPRHPMTLTVKLGAKADGTLTAFQVRNVSNTGAYGNHGGETVYAGGAAVMIYRCPNKKYDAYSVYTNTVPSGALRGYGMTQPAFAVESAMDELARALHLDPLELRRRNIVRPGEPLVAMHEGPDDVIFTEDGLAQCIDLVGDALARTADLPPPGPEWLVGAGVASSLHETAPPTEHLSEAWVTLGDDLVYELAVGTPEFGEGTSTAHVQIAANQLGTTPSRIRLVQSDTDRTGFDTGAFASAGLFVAGNAVLRAANAVRDRILEFAAAHTGVHVVMCMMDDDGVVCGDRRVSLAELVALARARGIRFTAARKAYGSPRSVTSNTQGFRVAVHRVTGEIRILYSVQAADAGVIINPAQVRGQVEGGVAQGIGFALTENYHVDDSGVMVNPNLRNYRIPTYADIPRTEVLLVGSADSVGPMRAKGMAECCINPVAPALANAVHDATGVRYRALPLTPERIYGRLPAEQSVSAG; encoded by the coding sequence ATGAGCTACCTCGTGAACGGCAAGCCATTCGACCGGGAACCGGCCCCCGGCCAGTGCCTGCGCACCTTCCTGCGCGAACTCGGCCACTACGGCGTCAAGAAGGGCTGCGACGCGGGCGACTGCGGCGCCTGCACGGTATGGCTGGACGGCGTACCGATACACAGCTGCATCACCCCCGCGTTCCGCGCGGACGGCCGTGAGGTGACCACGATCGAGGGCCTTGGACGGCCCGGCGCCCCGCATCCCATGCAGCGGCAGTTCGAGGAGGCCCCGGGGTTCCAGTGCGGCTTCTGCACCGCGGGGATGATCATGACATCGGCCACCTTCACCGAGGAGCAGAAGGCGGATCTGCCACGGGCGTTGAAGGGCAACCTCTGCCGCTGCACCGGCTACCGGGCGATCGAGGACGCCGTGAAGGGCGTCAGCGCGGTGGAGACGGCCGCACCGGGCAAGGCCGTCGGGACGAGCGTCGGCGCGCCCGCGGGCCACGACGTGGTGACGGGTCACGCCGAGTTCACCATGGACACGAAGATCGACGGCATGCTGCACCTCAAGGTGCTGCACTCACCCCATGCGCACGCCCGGATCCTCTCGATCGACAAGAGCGCCGCTCTCGCGGTGCCCGGCGTGCACCGGGTCTACACCTGGGAGGACGTACCCCGCAGACGCTTCACCACGGCGATCCACACCGACCACCTGGTCGACCCGGACGACACCTACATCCTCGACGACACGGTCCGCTTCGCCGGCCAGCGCGTCGCCGCGGTCCTGGCCGACACGGTCGGGGCGGCCGAGGAGGGCTGCCGGCGTCTCGCGGTCCAGTACGAGGTGCTGCCGGCGGTGTTCGACCCCGAGGCGGCGATGGCCGACGGCGCCCCCCAACTGCACGGCTCCGACGATCCGTTCGTGCGCGACCCCGCCCACAACATCCTGGTCGAACTCCACTCGCACATCGGCGACGTCGACGCGGGATTCGCCGCGGCCGACGTGATCCACGAAGGCACGTACTTCACACCTCGCGTGCAGCACGCCCATCTGGAGACCCACGGTTCGATCGCCTGGATGGAGGACGGCCGGCTGAACGTCCGCACCAGTTCCCAGTCACCGTCGATCGCGAAGGTCAAACTGGAGTACCTCTTCGCGCTGCGCCCGGACGAGGTGAGGGTGTTCTGCAAGCGCGTCGGTGGCGGATTCGGCGGCAAGCAGGAGGTGATCGCGGAGGACCTGGTCGCGCTCGCCACCCTGGACACCGGGCGGCCCACCTGTCTGGAGTACACCCGTGAGGAGGAGTTCACCACGGCCTCGCCGCGGCATCCGATGACCCTGACGGTCAAGCTCGGCGCGAAGGCCGACGGAACGCTCACCGCGTTCCAGGTACGCAACGTGTCGAACACGGGCGCCTACGGCAACCACGGCGGCGAAACGGTGTACGCGGGCGGAGCCGCCGTCATGATCTACCGCTGCCCCAACAAGAAGTACGACGCGTACTCCGTCTACACCAACACCGTGCCGAGCGGGGCGCTGCGAGGCTACGGGATGACGCAGCCGGCGTTCGCCGTGGAGTCGGCGATGGACGAACTGGCCCGCGCCCTTCACCTCGACCCGCTGGAACTGCGCCGACGCAACATCGTGCGGCCGGGTGAGCCCCTGGTCGCCATGCACGAGGGCCCCGACGACGTGATCTTCACTGAGGACGGGCTCGCCCAGTGCATCGACCTGGTGGGCGACGCCCTGGCCCGTACGGCCGACCTGCCGCCTCCCGGCCCCGAGTGGCTCGTCGGAGCCGGCGTGGCCAGCTCCCTGCACGAGACCGCGCCCCCGACGGAGCACCTCTCCGAGGCCTGGGTCACGCTGGGCGACGATCTCGTCTACGAACTGGCCGTCGGGACCCCCGAGTTCGGGGAGGGAACCTCCACGGCCCATGTCCAGATCGCAGCCAACCAGCTGGGCACGACGCCGTCGCGGATCCGTCTGGTGCAGTCCGACACCGACCGCACGGGATTCGACACGGGTGCCTTCGCGAGCGCGGGCCTCTTCGTGGCGGGCAACGCGGTCCTGCGGGCGGCCAACGCCGTGCGCGACCGCATCCTGGAATTCGCGGCGGCGCACACGGGCGTCCATGTCGTGATGTGCATGATGGACGACGACGGTGTCGTCTGCGGGGACCGGCGGGTGTCCCTGGCCGAACTCGTCGCGCTGGCCCGGGCGCGTGGAATCCGTTTCACCGCCGCACGCAAGGCATACGGCTCGCCCCGGAGCGTCACCTCCAACACGCAGGGCTTCCGGGTCGCCGTGCACCGCGTCACGGGGGAGATACGGATCCTGTACAGCGTGCAGGCGGCGGACGCCGGAGTGATCATCAACCCGGCACAGGTCCGGGGACAGGTGGAGGGCGGCGTCGCCCAGGGAATCGGCTTCGCGCTGACCGAGAATTACCACGTCGACGACAGCGGTGTCATGGTCAACCCGAACCTCCGGAACTACCGCATCCCCACCTACGCCGACATCCCCCGTACCGAGGTGCTCCTGGTGGGCTCGGCGGATTCCGTGGGGCCCATGCGGGCGAAGGGGATGGCCGAGTGCTGTATCAACCCGGTGGCCCCCGCGCTCGCGAACGCGGTGCATGACGCCACGGGCGTCCGCTACCGTGCGCTGCCGCTGACTCCGGAACGCATTTACGGCCGACTCCCTGCGGAGCAGTCGGTGTCGGCAGGTTGA
- a CDS encoding antibiotic biosynthesis monooxygenase: MNAEKNVAAAATAIIGQKVLPGMEREFESWQKDLNNAAAYYPGFLGAEISPPTSLQPDWVVVYRFDSVAHLQAWINSATRQTYLDVGAKYFDGPATQQVVSSGTQSLDPLVTVVVTHRVHPNQVDDFLAWQHRMVQEESKFEGFRGTELFRPIEGLQEEWTTLYRYDSAEHLDAWLTSPQRQEILAEGEKFSDFKLHTIDNSFGSWFAFEGNGKEAPPPPSETRTSLAVWVGLYPTVVLLTLALSPLHLRLWIGLLVGNLLSSFLMSFLTMPYYVNPLLGRWLRPPPDEPAARTNLRGLGIVAAVMAFWAAVFYLVTVRFWTLP; encoded by the coding sequence ATGAACGCCGAAAAGAACGTGGCCGCCGCGGCGACGGCGATCATCGGTCAGAAGGTCCTGCCCGGGATGGAGCGCGAGTTCGAGTCGTGGCAGAAGGACCTCAACAACGCGGCCGCCTACTACCCCGGTTTCCTCGGCGCCGAGATCTCCCCGCCGACATCGCTGCAACCCGACTGGGTCGTCGTGTACCGGTTCGACTCGGTGGCGCATCTGCAGGCGTGGATCAACAGCGCGACCAGGCAGACGTATCTCGACGTCGGCGCCAAGTACTTCGACGGCCCGGCGACCCAGCAGGTGGTCAGCAGCGGCACGCAGTCACTGGATCCGCTGGTCACCGTGGTCGTCACCCACCGCGTGCACCCGAACCAGGTCGACGACTTCCTCGCCTGGCAGCACCGCATGGTCCAGGAGGAGAGCAAGTTCGAGGGGTTCCGCGGGACGGAGCTCTTCCGCCCCATCGAGGGGCTCCAGGAGGAATGGACCACGCTGTACCGCTACGACAGCGCCGAACACCTCGACGCCTGGCTGACGTCGCCCCAACGGCAGGAGATCCTGGCCGAGGGCGAGAAGTTCAGCGACTTCAAACTGCACACGATCGACAACTCGTTCGGCAGTTGGTTCGCCTTCGAGGGCAACGGCAAGGAGGCACCGCCGCCGCCCTCCGAGACCAGGACCTCCCTCGCCGTCTGGGTCGGCCTGTACCCGACCGTCGTGCTGCTGACGCTCGCTCTGTCCCCGCTGCACCTGCGGCTCTGGATCGGCCTGCTCGTGGGCAACCTGCTGTCGAGTTTCCTGATGAGCTTCCTGACCATGCCCTACTACGTGAACCCGTTGCTCGGGCGATGGCTGCGGCCACCGCCGGACGAACCGGCGGCAAGAACCAACCTCCGTGGCCTCGGCATCGTCGCGGCGGTGATGGCCTTCTGGGCGGCCGTCTTCTACCTCGTCACGGTCCGCTTCTGGACGCTGCCCTGA
- a CDS encoding SpoIIE family protein phosphatase — MDRFPKAANVDFHSPLDLSRAAAAVLDDDGRISGWGPSAQHLLGHAPEDVLGRPAAELLAAAPGQRLSALCAAHKPRSTVLDLCCRDGRTLRAAVTFSPLAHRGVAATVVVAADLEALRGWEAQLALLQGMATESTVGLTIFDTDMRVVWGNVSTDLELAGIAQYIGRPAADLFPEGEFISRHHPPDEDQIMEQVLTTGDPIMGMHYRGRAPADPVREHVWSCSYHRMVDARGEPLGLFEESLDITERYRAQERLSLLVRAGKRIGASLDVRRTAAELADVAVPQLADEVLVDLPPAVIEGRQPPTGSAPGHSLLRMHGRTPEEFRTTPVSYPPTSPQAMSLATNRPVVDASPPRTPAETGPAVPHSCLFVPLLTRDAVLGLATFRRSGNPDPFGPEEQTLAVELAERAAVGIDNARRYTSQHAAALVLQRSLLPQHLPEQSAVDVAYRYLPADSRVGVGGDWFDLIPLSGARVGLTVGDVVGHGMHAAATMGRLRATVRTLALLDLDPAELLTRLDGLVAQDSAPHAHDGLSDEALGVTCLYAIYDPVSGRCAWASAGHPPPIVADASGSVALSALPPGPPLGLGGLPYENVELNLSSGSVVAFFTDGVVEDRRTDIDSGIDRLSHVLTWQRCPLEELCDRALSALPPGPQADDATLLLIRTRRLDADQVADLELPPDPAMVAQARTVTERQLETWGLSELAFSAELVVSELVTNGMRYATGPVMLRLIKDRSLLCEVSDNAHTAPHLRRARRDDEGGRGLFLVAQVSQRWGTRYTSSGKTIWAELAIP; from the coding sequence ATGGATCGTTTTCCGAAGGCGGCCAATGTTGATTTCCACAGTCCCTTGGACCTCTCCAGGGCCGCCGCCGCAGTGCTGGACGACGACGGCCGCATTTCCGGGTGGGGACCCTCGGCCCAGCACCTGCTCGGGCATGCACCCGAGGACGTGCTCGGCCGGCCGGCCGCCGAGCTGCTGGCGGCGGCCCCCGGGCAGCGGCTGTCCGCCCTCTGCGCGGCGCACAAGCCCCGCAGCACGGTCCTGGACCTCTGCTGCCGGGACGGCCGTACCCTGAGGGCGGCCGTCACGTTCAGCCCGCTCGCGCACCGGGGCGTCGCCGCGACCGTCGTGGTCGCCGCCGACCTGGAAGCCCTGCGCGGCTGGGAAGCGCAGCTGGCGCTGCTGCAGGGAATGGCGACCGAGTCCACCGTGGGCCTGACGATCTTCGACACCGACATGCGTGTCGTCTGGGGGAACGTCTCCACCGATCTGGAGCTCGCGGGGATCGCCCAGTACATCGGCCGGCCGGCCGCGGATCTCTTTCCCGAAGGCGAATTCATCTCCCGCCACCACCCCCCGGACGAAGACCAGATCATGGAGCAGGTGCTCACGACGGGGGACCCGATCATGGGCATGCACTATCGCGGGCGCGCCCCCGCCGACCCGGTGCGCGAGCACGTATGGTCCTGCTCGTACCACCGGATGGTGGACGCCCGCGGCGAACCGCTGGGCCTGTTCGAGGAGTCCCTGGACATCACCGAGCGCTACCGCGCCCAGGAACGCCTCTCACTGCTCGTGCGGGCCGGAAAGCGCATCGGTGCCTCGCTGGACGTGCGTCGTACGGCCGCGGAGCTTGCCGACGTGGCGGTGCCGCAGCTGGCCGATGAAGTGCTGGTCGACCTGCCGCCGGCGGTCATCGAGGGGCGGCAGCCGCCGACGGGCTCGGCGCCGGGGCACAGTCTGCTGCGGATGCACGGCAGGACCCCGGAGGAGTTCCGGACCACTCCCGTCTCCTACCCGCCCACGTCACCGCAGGCCATGAGCCTGGCCACCAACCGCCCCGTCGTCGACGCCTCCCCGCCCCGGACACCGGCCGAGACGGGCCCGGCCGTCCCGCACTCCTGCCTCTTCGTCCCGCTGCTCACCCGCGATGCGGTCCTGGGCCTGGCCACCTTCCGGCGCAGCGGCAACCCCGACCCCTTCGGGCCCGAGGAGCAGACGCTCGCCGTGGAACTGGCCGAGCGGGCCGCCGTCGGCATCGACAACGCCCGCCGTTACACCAGCCAGCATGCGGCGGCCCTGGTACTGCAGCGCAGCCTGCTGCCACAGCACCTGCCCGAGCAGAGCGCGGTCGATGTGGCGTACCGCTACCTGCCTGCCGACAGCCGCGTGGGCGTGGGCGGCGACTGGTTCGATCTGATCCCGCTGTCCGGTGCCAGGGTGGGCCTGACGGTCGGCGACGTGGTGGGCCACGGCATGCACGCGGCCGCGACCATGGGCCGGCTGCGCGCCACGGTGCGGACCCTGGCCCTGCTGGACCTGGACCCGGCCGAGCTGCTCACCCGGCTGGACGGCCTGGTCGCGCAGGACTCCGCACCCCACGCGCATGACGGGCTGAGCGACGAGGCGCTGGGGGTGACCTGCCTGTACGCGATCTACGACCCGGTCAGCGGCCGGTGCGCCTGGGCGAGCGCGGGCCATCCCCCGCCGATCGTGGCCGATGCGAGCGGCTCGGTGGCCTTGTCCGCGCTGCCGCCGGGCCCGCCCCTGGGGCTGGGCGGCCTGCCCTACGAGAACGTGGAGCTGAACCTGTCCAGCGGCAGCGTGGTGGCGTTCTTCACCGACGGCGTCGTGGAGGACCGGCGCACCGACATCGACAGTGGAATCGACCGCCTGTCCCATGTGCTCACCTGGCAGCGATGCCCACTGGAGGAACTGTGCGACCGGGCGCTGTCGGCCCTGCCGCCCGGACCGCAGGCGGACGATGCCACGCTGCTCCTCATCCGCACCCGGCGGCTTGACGCCGACCAGGTGGCGGACCTGGAACTGCCGCCCGACCCGGCAATGGTGGCTCAGGCTCGCACGGTCACCGAGCGCCAGCTGGAGACCTGGGGCCTGTCCGAACTGGCGTTCAGCGCCGAACTCGTGGTGAGCGAGCTGGTCACCAACGGCATGCGGTACGCCACCGGGCCCGTCATGCTGAGACTGATCAAGGACCGCTCCCTGCTGTGCGAGGTCTCCGACAACGCACACACCGCACCTCACCTGCGTCGAGCACGTCGGGACGACGAGGGAGGCCGCGGCCTGTTCCTCGTCGCCCAGGTGTCCCAGCGCTGGGGCACGCGCTACACGTCCTCCGGGAAGACGATCTGGGCCGAGCTGGCCATCCCCTAG